In the Calonectris borealis chromosome 11, bCalBor7.hap1.2, whole genome shotgun sequence genome, one interval contains:
- the CHRNA3 gene encoding neuronal acetylcholine receptor subunit alpha-3, with amino-acid sequence MESRHALLVTAAVCFLCQGCGGSEAEHRLYAALFESYNQFVRPVKNVSDPVIIQFEVSMSQLVKVDEVNQIMETNLWLKHIWNDYKLRWNPADYGGAEFIRVPSGQIWKPDIVLYNNAVGDFQVDDKTKALLKYTGDVTWIPPAIFKSSCKIDVTYFPFDYQNCTMKFGSWSYDKAKIDLVLIGSTMNLKDYWESGEWAIIKAPGYKHDIKYNCCEEIYPDITYSLYIRRLPLFYTINMIIPCLLISFLTVLVFYLPSDCGEKVTLCISVLLSLTVFLLVITETIPSTSLVIPLIGEYLLFTMIFVTLSIVITVFVLNVHYRTPKTHTMPVWVRTIFLNLLPRIMFMTRPASDEENNQKPKPFFTSEFSNLNCFNSSETKCCKDGFVCQDMACSYCQYQRMKFSDFSGNLTRSSSSESVDPLFSFSVLSPEMRDAIESVKYIAENMKMQNEAKEIQDDWKYVAMVIDRIFLWVFILVCILGTAGLFLQPLMAGDEM; translated from the exons ATGGAGAGCAGGCACGCTCTCCTTGtaactgctgctgtttgctttctctgtcaAG GCTGCGGCGGCTCCGAGGCCGAGCACCGGCTCTATGCGGCCCTCTTCGAGAGCTACAACCAGTTCGTCCGTCCCGTCAAGAACGTCTCGGACCCCGTCATCATCCAGTTCGAGGTGTCCATGTCCCAGCTGGTGAAGGTG GATGAAGTCAACCAGATAATGGAAACCAACTTGTGGCTGAAGCAC ATCTGGAATGATTACAAGCTTCGGTGGAATCCAGCGGACTATGGAGGTGCTGAATTCATCCGAGTACCATCTGGCCAGATCTGGAAGCCAGATATTGTTTTATATAACAA TGCAGTTGGGGATTTCCAGGTTGATGACAAGACAAAGGCCCTATTGAAATACACGGGTGATGTGACCTGGATACCTCCGGCTATATTTAAAAGCTCATGTAAAATAGATGTAACCTACTTCCCATTTGACTATCAGAACTGCACCATGAAGTTTGGTTCCTGGTCTTACGATAAAGCCAAAATTGACTTAGTTTTAATTGGCTCTACAATGAACCTGAAAGATTACTGGGAGAGTGGAGAATGGGCTATTATTAAAGCTCCTGGGTATAAACATGACATCAAATACAACTGCTGTGAAGAGATATATCCAGACATCACATATTCTCTTTACATTAGGCGTTTACCTTTATTTTACACTATCAATATGATTATTCCATGTCTGCTGATTTCTTTTCTGACTGTATTAGTTTTCTATTTGCCTTCAGACTGTGGTGAGAAGGTGACACTCTGCATATCAGTCCTTCTATCTTTAACAGTGTTCCTTCTTGTTATCACAGAAACCATACCTTCTACTTCCTTGGTAATTCCACTTATTGGGGAATACCTCCTTTTCACCATGATATTTGTAACTCTATCTATTGTCATTACGGTATTTGTACTTAACGTGCACTACAGAACACCCAAGACACACACAATGCCTGTGTGGGTGAGAACCATTTTCTTGAACTTACTTCCCAGGATCATGTTTATGACAAGGCCTGCCAGTGATGAAGAGAATAATCAGAAGCCAAAACCATTTTTCACTTCTGAGTTTTCAAACTTAAATTGCTTCAACAGTTCTGAAACCAAATGCTGCAAAGATGGCTTTGTATGTCAAGATATGGCATGCAGCTATTGTCAGTATCAACGAATGAAGTTCTCGGATTTCAGTGGCAATCTCACAAGAAGTTCAAGCTCTGAGTCTGTAGatcctctgttttcattttcagttctgtCACCAGAAATGAGAGATGCTATTGAAAGTGTTAAATACAttgcagaaaatatgaaaatgcagaatGAAGCAAAAGAG attcagGATGACTGGAAATACGTTGCCATGGTAATCGATCGTATTTTTCTATGGGTTTTCATCCTGGTATGTATTCTAGGAACAGCAGGATTGTTTTTACAACCTTTGATGGCTGGAGATGAAATGTAA